From a single Maylandia zebra isolate NMK-2024a linkage group LG3, Mzebra_GT3a, whole genome shotgun sequence genomic region:
- the LOC101468006 gene encoding DENN domain-containing protein 4C isoform X1: protein MIEDKGHRVTDYFVVAGLTDKSTPLEQDLSETKSTGPKAPITELAVINKSAGETVPEGFTCIESTHSGQPANLNHGSLKSPELFLCYKRGRGKPPLIDIGVLYEGKERLIQGCEVIQATPYGRCANVNNSSATSQRIFITFRRAPPVQPQNSLAVTDICVIVTSKGETPPHTFCKVDKNLNCGMWGSSVFLCYKKSVSASNSISYKAGLIFRYPEEDYESFPLSESVPLFCLPMGANIECWAPNTRDPLPVFSTFVLTISSGEKVYGSAIQFYEPYPADLLSEKQKIQLGLLTTVEKKMIPNRPVNTNKCICLLSRWPFFECFRKFLMFIYKFSVSGPHPLPIEKHISHFMHNVSFPSPQRPRILVQLSVNDTLILSQPVCTPLPLSGADYGTLLMNLGSENCATLLHFVLLESKILLHSLRPAVLTGVAEAVVAMIFPFQWQCPYIPLCPLSLAGVLNAPCPFIVGVDSRYFDLYDPPPDVVCVDLDTNTIYLSDEKKHSNWKNLPKKPCKSLINSLSNLHHQLATVSLRPVMPDGLAVDMTPMDADFTWHKKRTALEMEIQEAFLRFMASILKGYRCYLKPITQAPSEKTTAADSLYDQQGFLKSRDRAHQKFYSQLTKTQIFIRFIEECTFVSDKDTGLAFFDDCVEKLFPSDKITDKGTKVEGESSEDTRLLELDESQKSEHTVFVMPPEPPVDDGPDPAPQYTYKGFPKLQLNLFDRPRELRPALSTRAAGASLSSSPALLAKRTKQEVKLSYKMAKRFYSNPPLWARCLFSHCYSLWFICLPAAVRMAKSKTRAMQQAYNILLKMRTTEVEILDEVCYRVVMQLCGVWGLPVMAVRVLVEMKKAGVHPNAITYGYYNKAVLESPWPSRNQSGLIMWTKLRNVLRGVTQFKYGLNRTSSEKGSTLTTTGAPVAASAVTDADCLSHGSADSSSEVNGEENSVFAPSHDMEDVADNHCSAERQCDQGYGSKDELHQELAEPLHAALPPADERNDTKAQHNGGDIAGSVDSAVAVGEPHSPVDGLPHVHSIVRLSTGSFDGETGKGKLFRRHSKNDNVSLTDDDPSLPSPAVAHQSQHQRQKSFSERSCSFSAETRAGMLSEAGMDHMASRMGADARILAGVLSGGQSPPPNIVPKPLFKDLEEEPEENQGLRLKKLPEEEDPETAEERKTDDKELKGTEVNREKQVRKNTETNEDDSGVRGPILERADVEVGADPLSRLVSESEESASVNSQEPPRSVPAVVSRNLAEEIELYMSLKTPLGTKSSSMELQQPQVDSTDAPQPKQTLERRSSLPVPPVKTPTGSPSNTPKRSPSTVTRSKTFAVKTKTPASSTASPGQRSSSLTALVKSSQGGSLGSVFNTISGIKMDTFLTGPKIDVLKSSMKQAANVASKVWGAVASAYADSDDEDEAQAGGGGFPARLDENMLAAHDLDDSPERKGIPGLVANGLNQSCTSLGGSSSGSSDTGRGTTQTHLIPGRPGRGPDSEQSSSHHASSSSIFQNCALEVLMSSCSQCRSCEALVYDEEIMAGWTADDSNLNTNCPFCQTVFLPLLHIEFHDLRTMTGFYVNPSASGDSIHSTSTHPTASSAADIKTPDLITFAEDEPRETAENTPGAQKSLIPGPVQSDPLGLLEHQAACKQQKGTGTSLTRSNSVGGPLQSLDYSQRPGHGVSTTSLPCSLQEVQDGMGTKRPNPKPVSVPYLSPLVLRKELETLLENEGDQVIYTHKFLSQHPIIFWNLVWYFRRLDLPSHLPGLILTSEHCNNGVQLPLTSLPQDSKQVYVQLLWDNINLHQEPGEPLYLLWRTFLEKRGTLGPTDHQESRTLLNTIVRNIQTNDVYGPINLLIREIKRRPEGLKRQRSVYREILFLSLVALGRENIDVEAFDREYHSAYNQLSAEQRKSLHCIDRPPTPSVQWCLKCFGAPFV, encoded by the exons ATGATTGAGGACAAGGGTCACCGCGTGACCGACTACTTTGTGGTGGCCGGGCTGACCGACAAGTCCACGCCCCTGGAGCAGGACCTGTCGGAGACTAAATCCACCGGGCCCAAAGCGCCCATCACTGAGTTGGCCGTCATTAACAAGTCAGCAGGGGAAACAGTGCCTGAAGGCTTCACTTGTATCGAGAGCACCCACAGCGGCCAGCCAGCCAACCTTAATCATGGCAGTCTCAAGAGCCCCGAGCTCTTCCTCTGCTACAAGAGAGGACGGGGTAAACCTCCGCTGATTGACATCGG GGTGCTCTATGAAGGTAAGGAGCGTCTCATCCAGGGGTGTGAGGTCATCCAGGCAACACCATACGGACGCTGCGCGAATGTCAACAACAGCTCTGCAACCTCGCAGCGCATCTTCATCACCTTCCGCCGAGCACCACCCGTCCAGCCGCAGAATTCGCTGGCCGTGACGGACATTTGCGTCATCGTCACCAGCAAAGGCGAGACGCCGCCGCACACCTTCTGCAAAGTGGACAAGAACCTCAACTGCGGCATG TGGGGCTCCAGCGTGTTCCTGTGTTACAAGAAGTCTGTGTCCGCGTCAAATTCCATCAGTTACAAAGCCG GTCTAATCTTTCGTTACCCAGAAGAGGACTATGAGTCTTTCCCTCTGTCAGAGTCTGTAcctctgttctgtttgcccatgGGTGCCAACATCGAGTGCTGGGCACCGAACACTCGTGACCCTCTGCCTGTCTTTTCTACATTTGTCTTAACCATCTCCTCTGGTGAAAAG GTGTATGGCTCAGCCATCCAGTTTTACGAGCCATATCCAGCAGATCTGTTGAGCGAGAAGCAGAAGATCCAGCTGGGCCTTCTCACCACGGTGGAGAAGAAGATGATCCCCAACCGGCCTGTGAACACCAATAAATGCATCTGTCTGCTTTCCCGCTGGCCCTTCTTTGAGTGCTTCCGCAAGTTCCTGATGTTCATCTACAAGTTCTCCGTCTCAGGCCCGCACCCACTGCCTATTGAAAA GCACATCTCGCACTTCATGCACAATGTCTCATTTCCTTCCCCACAAAGACCCAGAATCTTGGTCCAG CTCTCTGTAAACGACACTTTGATCCTCTCCCAGCCTGTGTGTACACCCTTACCGCTCAG CGGGGCAGACTATGGCACTCTGCTGATGAATCTGGGCTCGGAGAACTGCGCCACACTGCTGCACTTTGTCCTGCTGGAGAGCAAGATCCTGCTGCACTCGCTCCGACCCGCCGTGCTCACCGGAGTGGCCGAGGCTGTGGTGGCT ATGATTTTCCCCTTCCAGTGGCAGTGTCCCTACATCCCCCTGTGCCCGCTGTCTCTCGCAGGCGTCCTCAACGCGCCGTGTCCATTTATAGTGGGCGTGGACTCCCGCTACTTTGACCTTTATGACCCCCCACCAGATGTTGTTTGTGTGGATCTGGACACGAACACTATCTACCT GTCAGATGAGAAGAAACACAGCAACTGGAAGAACCTCCCAAAGAAGCCTTGCAAGAGTCTCATTAACTCACTAAGCAACTTGCACCACCAGCTGGCCACTG TTTCGCTACGCCCAGTGATGCCGGATGGCTTGGCTGTCGACATGACTCCCATGGACGCGGACTTCACCTGGCACAAGAAAAGGACGGCCCTGGAGATGGAAATCCAAGAGGCCTTCCTTCGTTTCATGGCCTCCATCCTGAAGGGCTACCGCTGCTACCTCAAACCCATCACCCAGGCGCCCTCTGAAAAAACCACGGCTGCAGACTCCCTCTATGACCAACAAG GGTTCCTCAAAAGCAGAGACCGTGCCCACCAGAAGTTCTACTCCCAGCTCACCAAGACCCAGATATTCATCCGCTTCATCGAGGAGTGCACCTTCGTCAGCGACAAGGACACAGGCCTGGCCTTTTTTGACGATTGCGTCGAAAAG CTTTTTCCCTCTGATAAAATCACCGACAAGGGCACCAAG GTTGAAGGAGAGTCATCTGAGGACACAAGACTGCTGGAGCTGGATGAGTCTCAAAAGAGTGAGCACACAGTCTTTGTAATGCCTCCTGAGCCTCCAGTAGATGATGGACCAGATCCTGCTCCTCAGTACAC GTATAAAGGGTTCCCCAAACTGCAGTTAAATCTATTTGACCGTCCAAGAGAGTTACGTCCTGCACTCAGCACCAGAGCAGCAGGGGCCAGTCTGTCCAGCAGCCCTGCACTACTAGCAAAGAGGACAAAGCAA GAGGTCAAGCTCTCATACAAGATGGCAAAGCGTTTCTACTCCAACCCGCCTCTGTGGGCCCGCTGTCTGTTCAGTCACTGCTACAGTCTGTGGTTCATCTGCCTGCCAGCAGCTGTACGGATGGCCAAGTCAAAGACCCGGGCAATGCAGCAGGCGTACAACATCCTGTTGAAGATGAGAACCACTGAGGTGGAGATACTGGATGAG GTGTGTTACAGAGTGGTGATGCAGCTCTGCGGCGTGTGGGGTCTGCCTGTGATGGCTGTGCGAGTCCTGGTTGAGATGAAGAAAGCTGGAGTCCATCCCAACGCCATCACATATGGATACTACAATAAG GCTGTCTTAGAGAGCCCGTGGCCCAGCCGGAACCAGAGCGGCCTGATCATGTGGACCAAGTTGCGCAACGTCCTTCGTGGAGTCACGCAGTTTAAATACGGTTTAAACCGCACATCTTCTGAGAAGGGATCAACACTGACTACCACAG GTGCTCCAGTAGCTGCCTCAGCAGTCACTGATGCCGACTGTTTGAGTCATGGAAGTGCAGACAGCTCGAGCGAGGTCAACGGTGAGGAGAACAGTGTATTTGCCCCCAGCCATGACATGGAAGACGTAGCAgataaccactgcagcgcag AGAGACAGTGTGATCAAGGATATGGATCCAAGGATGAGCTGCACCAGGAGTTGGCTGAACCGTTGCACGCTGCACTTCCGCCGGCTGATGAGAGAAACGATACCAAAGCACAGCATAATG GAGGGGACATAGCTGGCTCAGTGGACAGTGCAGTAGCAGTGGGAGAGCCCCACAGTCCTGTCGATGGGTTGCCGCATGTCCACAGTATTGTTAGGCTGTCCACGGGAAGCTTTGACGGAGAAACGG GTAAAGGGAAGCTGTTCAGGAGACACAGCAAGAACGATAACGTGTCACTTACCGATGACGATCCCTCGCTGCCGTCCCCGGCCGTAGCTCACCAGTCTCAGCATCAGCGGCAGAAATCCTTCTCTGAACGCAGCTGCAGCTTCAGCGCTGAAACTCGTGCTGGAATGCTCTCTGAGGCAGGCATGGACCACATGGCCAGCCGAATGGGAGCTGATGCTCGTATCCTTGCTGGAGTCCTCTCAGGAGGTCAAAGCCCACCCCCTAATATTGTGCCCAAACCACTTTTTAAAGACTTGGAGGAAGAGCCTGAGGAAAATCAGGGGTTGAGGCTTAAAAAGCTTCCAGAAGAAGAGGACCCAGAAACCgcagaagaaagaaagacagacgacAAAGAGCTGAAGGGTACCGAAGTAAATAGGGAGAaacaagtaagaaaaaacactgaaactaatGAAGATGATTCTGGAGTGCGAGGACCCATTTTGGAGAGGGCCGACGTGGAAGTGGGAGCTGACCCACTGTCACGTCTGGTGTCAGAGAGCGAAGAGTCGGCCTCTGTCAACAGTCAGGAACCGCCACGCTCCGTGCCTGCTGTGGTGTCCCGTAACCTGGCTGAGGAGATCGAGCTGTACATGAGCTTGAAAACCCCGCTGGGTACCAAATCCTCCAGCATGGAGCTCCAGCAGCCGCAGGTAGACTCCACGGATGCACCTCAGCCCAAACAGACTCTGGAGCGGAGGTCCAGCCTCCCAGTGCCTCCTGTGAAAACCCCAACTGGCTCACCGAGCAACACCCCCAAACGCAGCCCCAGCACTGTAACCCGCTCCAAGACTTTTGCAGTAAAGACAAAGACGCCTGCGAGCTCTACAGCGAGCCCGGGCCAGCGATCGTCCTCACTGACCGCACTGGTCAAGTCCTCTCAGGGGGGGTCGCTGGGCTCGGTCTTTAACACCATTTCAGGTATCAAGATGGACACGTTCTTAACAGGGCCTAAAATCGATGTGCTCAAGTCAAGCATGAAGCAGGCAGCAAACGTGGCCAGCAAAGTGTGGGGGGCAGTGGCATCCGCTTACGCCGATTCAGATGATGAG GATGAAGCTCAGGCTGGTGGCGGTGGCTTCCCAGCTCGTCTGGATGAAAATATGCTGGCTGCACATGACTTGGATGACAGTCCTGAGAGAAAAGGCATCCCAGGTTTGGTGGCTAATGGTCTGAACCAGAGCTGCACCAGCCTGggcggcagcagcagcggcagcagtGACACGGGCCGAGGGACCACACAGACAC ATCTGATTCCAGGGCGCCCGGGCAGAGGTCCTGACTCTGAGCAAAGCTCCTCGCATCACGCCTCCTCCTCGAGTATTTTCCAGAACTGTGCACTGGAG GTGCTGATGTCCAGTTGCTCCCAGTGTCGCTCCTGTGAAGCGCTGGTGTACGACGAGGAGATCATGGCAGGCTGGACAGCTGATGATTCCAACCTCAATACCAACTGTCCTTTCTGTCAGACGGTCTTTCTTCCCTTATTGCACATCGAGTTTCACGACCTGCGCACGATGACAGG GTTTTATGTGAATCCCAGTGCCTCAGGGGACAGCATCCACAGCACAAGCACCCACCCCACAGCTAGCAGCGCGGCTGACATTAAGACACCAGACCTTATCACTTTCGCTGAAGATGAACCGAGGGAGACCGCTGAAAATACTCCAGGAGCACAGAAGAG TTTGATTCCAGGGCCGGTACAGTCAGATCCCCTGGGTCTCCTGGAGCACCAGGCAGCATGTAAGCAGCAGAAAGGCACCGGGACATCTTTGACACGTAGCAACAGTGTTGGAGGACCTCTGCAAAGCCTGGACTATTCTCAGAGACCTGGACATGGTGTTTCCACCACCAGCCTTCCCTGCAGTTTGCAGGAAGTGCAA GACGGCATGGGGACAAAGCGGCCAAATCCCAAACCAGTGTCTGTGCCGTACCTCAGCCCCTTGGTACTGCGCAAGGAGCTGGAAACCTTGCTGGAGAATGAGGGAGATCAG GTGATCTACACCCACAAGTTCCTCAGCCAGCACCCAATCATTTTCTGGAACCTGGTGTGGTATTTCCGCCGCTTGGACCTGCCCTCTCACCTGCCCGGTCTCATCCTCACTTCTGAACACTGCAACAACGGAGTGCAG CTGCCTCTGACGTCACTGCCACAGGACAGTAAGCAGGTGTACGTACAGCTCCTGTGGGACAATATCAACCTGCACCAAGAACCCGGAGAACCACTTTACCTGCTCTGGAGGACCTTTT TGGAGAAGAGGGGAACTCTGGGGCCAACAGACCACCAGGAGAGCCGCACTCTCCTCAACACCATTGTTCGCAACATCCAGACCAACGACGTCTACGGGCCGATCAACCTGCTGATCCGAGAGATCAAACGGCGTCCAGAAGGGCTCAAACGGCAGAG GAGCGTCTATAGAGAAATACTGTTTCTGTCACTGGTGGCTTTGGGACGGGAGAACATCGACGTAG AGGCCTTCGACAGAGAGTACCACAGCGCATACAACCAGCTGAGCGCGGAGCAGCGCAAGTCTCTGCACTGCATCGATCGCCCGCCTACTCCCAGCGTCCAGTGGTGCCTTAAATGTTTTGGAGCGCCTTTCGTCTGA